One Pantoea trifolii DNA segment encodes these proteins:
- the prfC gene encoding peptide chain release factor 3 produces MSNAPFLEEVARRRTFAIISHPDAGKTTITEKVLLFGQAIQTAGTVKGRGSNQHAKSDWMEMEKQRGISITTSVMQFPYRDSLVNLLDTPGHEDFSEDTYRTLTAVDCCLMVIDAAKGVEDRTRKLMEVTRLRDTPIITFMNKLDRDIRDPMELLDEVESELKIACAPITWPIGCGKLFKGVYHLYNDETYLYQTGKGHTIQEVRIVKGLANPELDAAVGEDLAQQLRDELELVQGASHEFDQELFLSGEITPVFFGTALGNFGVDHMLDGLVSWAPRPMPRNTDTRLVEAKEEKFSGFVFKIQANMDPKHRDRVAFMRVVSGKYEKGMKLRQVRTGKDVVISDALTFMAGDRSHVEEAYPGDIIGLHNHGTIQIGDTFTQGENMKFTGIPNFAPELFRRIRLRDPLKQKQLLKGLVQLSEEGAVQLFRPVHNNDLIVGAVGVLQFEVVVARLKSEYNVEAIYEAINVSTARWVECDDAKKFDDFQRKNEVNLALDGGDNLTYIAPTMVNLNITQERYPDVRFRKTREH; encoded by the coding sequence ATGTCTAATGCTCCCTTTTTAGAAGAAGTGGCGCGCCGCCGTACTTTTGCGATCATCTCGCATCCGGATGCCGGTAAAACCACAATTACCGAAAAAGTGCTGCTGTTCGGACAGGCGATTCAAACCGCCGGTACCGTCAAAGGCCGCGGCTCCAACCAGCACGCGAAATCGGACTGGATGGAGATGGAGAAACAACGTGGTATCTCCATCACCACCTCGGTGATGCAGTTCCCTTATCGCGACAGCCTCGTGAACCTGCTGGATACCCCAGGACACGAAGACTTCTCCGAAGATACTTACCGTACGCTGACGGCGGTGGACTGCTGTTTGATGGTGATCGACGCCGCGAAAGGGGTTGAAGATCGTACCCGTAAGCTGATGGAAGTGACGCGCCTGCGTGACACGCCAATCATCACCTTTATGAACAAACTTGACCGTGACATCCGCGATCCAATGGAGCTGCTGGATGAAGTGGAGAGCGAGCTGAAGATCGCCTGCGCGCCCATTACCTGGCCAATTGGCTGTGGCAAGTTGTTCAAAGGGGTTTATCACCTCTACAACGACGAAACCTACCTGTATCAAACCGGTAAAGGCCACACCATTCAGGAAGTGCGCATTGTTAAAGGTCTGGCAAATCCAGAACTGGATGCGGCGGTAGGCGAAGATCTGGCACAGCAGCTGCGCGATGAGCTGGAGCTGGTGCAGGGCGCGTCGCACGAGTTCGATCAGGAATTGTTCCTGAGCGGCGAAATCACGCCGGTATTCTTCGGTACCGCGCTGGGTAACTTCGGCGTTGATCATATGCTGGATGGCCTGGTTTCGTGGGCGCCACGTCCGATGCCACGCAACACCGACACGCGTCTGGTGGAAGCGAAAGAAGAGAAATTCAGCGGCTTCGTGTTTAAGATCCAGGCAAACATGGACCCGAAACACCGCGACCGCGTCGCCTTTATGCGTGTGGTATCCGGCAAGTACGAAAAAGGCATGAAGCTGCGTCAGGTGCGCACCGGCAAAGACGTGGTGATCTCCGATGCACTGACCTTTATGGCCGGTGACCGTTCGCACGTGGAAGAAGCCTATCCGGGCGACATCATTGGTCTGCACAACCACGGCACCATTCAGATCGGCGACACCTTTACGCAGGGTGAAAACATGAAGTTCACCGGCATTCCGAACTTCGCGCCAGAGCTGTTCCGTCGTATCCGTCTGCGCGATCCGCTGAAGCAGAAACAGCTGCTGAAAGGGCTGGTTCAGCTGTCGGAAGAGGGCGCGGTGCAGTTGTTTCGTCCGGTGCATAACAACGATCTGATCGTGGGCGCGGTCGGTGTGCTGCAGTTCGAAGTGGTGGTGGCGCGCCTGAAAAGCGAATACAACGTTGAGGCGATTTACGAAGCCATCAACGTCTCAACTGCTCGCTGGGTTGAGTGTGATGACGCGAAGAAATTCGACGATTTCCAACGTAAAAATGAAGTGAACCTGGCGCTCGATGGCGGTGATAACCTCACGTATATCGCGCCGACCATGGTGAACCTCAACATCACCCAGGAACGCTATCCTGACGTGCGATTCCGCAAAACGCGCGAGCACTAA
- a CDS encoding TatD family hydrolase, whose amino-acid sequence MKFIDTHCHFDFPPFVDDAHASIARAAQAGVERIIVPSVDASRFALVTQLAQQHPSLYAALGLHPINIAEHQEDAHLDELERWLKKPDSKRVAIGEIGLDLYMDDAQFAKQTRLLDKQLRLAKQYDLPVILHSRRTHDQLALHLRRHDLPRRGVVHGFAGSQQQAERFIQLGYAIGVGGTITYERASKTRNTIASLPLSALLLETDAPDMPLHGFQGQPNRPERARNVFDVLCQLRSESPEVIADALWHNSQQLFALPA is encoded by the coding sequence ATGAAGTTTATCGACACGCATTGCCACTTCGATTTCCCGCCGTTCGTTGATGATGCGCACGCCAGCATTGCACGCGCTGCGCAGGCCGGCGTGGAACGCATCATTGTACCGAGCGTGGATGCCAGCCGTTTCGCGCTTGTGACGCAACTGGCGCAGCAGCATCCGTCGCTGTATGCCGCGCTGGGCCTGCATCCAATCAACATTGCTGAGCATCAGGAAGATGCACACCTTGATGAGTTAGAGCGCTGGTTGAAAAAGCCAGATAGCAAGCGGGTGGCGATCGGCGAGATAGGTCTCGATCTCTATATGGACGATGCGCAATTCGCCAAACAGACGCGGCTGCTCGATAAGCAGCTCAGGTTGGCGAAGCAGTACGATCTGCCGGTGATCCTGCACTCGCGCCGCACCCACGATCAGCTGGCGCTGCATTTGCGTCGTCACGATCTGCCGCGACGTGGCGTGGTACACGGCTTTGCTGGCAGCCAGCAGCAGGCGGAGCGCTTTATTCAGCTCGGCTACGCGATTGGCGTGGGCGGCACCATCACTTATGAACGCGCCAGTAAAACCCGCAACACCATCGCCAGCCTGCCGCTCAGTGCGTTATTACTGGAAACCGACGCGCCCGATATGCCGTTGCACGGTTTTCAGGGCCAGCCCAATCGTCCGGAGCGGGCGCGCAATGTGTTTGACGTGTTGTGCCAGTTACGCAGTGAATCCCCCGAAGTGATTGCCGACGCGCTGTGGCATAACAGCCAGCAACTGTTCGCCTTGCCTGCCTGA
- the osmY gene encoding molecular chaperone OsmY, with protein sequence MNKTKIAKTLIAALAGSALLSGAAFADESLSQKAQQTSDSAGAKIDSSMKKVDGYMDDSGITAKAKAALVDDDAIKSTDISVKTHDGVVTLSGFVASQDQAEKAVALVQKVEGVKSVSDKLHVKDSKNASLKGYAGDTATTSEIKAKLLADDIVPSRNVKVETTDGVVQLSGEVANQAQSDRAEKIAKAIEGVKSVKNDLKVKS encoded by the coding sequence ATGAATAAGACTAAGATTGCCAAAACCCTGATTGCTGCCCTGGCCGGTTCTGCTCTGCTGAGCGGCGCGGCGTTCGCAGATGAATCACTGTCGCAGAAAGCACAGCAAACCTCCGACAGCGCGGGTGCGAAGATCGATAGCTCTATGAAAAAAGTCGATGGTTATATGGATGACAGCGGCATCACTGCGAAAGCCAAAGCGGCGCTGGTGGATGATGACGCGATCAAAAGTACGGATATCTCCGTCAAGACGCATGATGGCGTGGTGACACTGAGCGGCTTTGTGGCTTCTCAGGATCAGGCTGAAAAAGCCGTCGCGCTGGTGCAGAAAGTCGAAGGTGTGAAATCCGTCAGCGACAAACTACACGTTAAAGACAGCAAAAATGCTTCTCTCAAAGGTTATGCGGGCGATACCGCAACCACCAGCGAAATTAAAGCTAAGCTGTTAGCAGATGACATCGTGCCATCACGCAACGTTAAGGTGGAAACCACCGACGGCGTGGTGCAGTTATCAGGGGAAGTGGCGAACCAGGCACAGTCCGATCGTGCTGAGAAAATCGCCAAAGCCATTGAAGGCGTGAAAAGCGTGAAGAATGACCTGAAGGTGAAATCTTAA
- a CDS encoding bifunctional diguanylate cyclase/phosphodiesterase, giving the protein MNNNSDVMYRLLVQSVVDYAIYMLKPDGTVANWNAGAQRAKGYTPDEIVGKNFALFYSEEDRKNGAPQRGLATATATGRFETEGWRYRKDGSAFWAHVVIDAIRDEFGELLGFAKITRDCTEQQEQQRKQREQEQRFRMLVEGVSDYAIYMLDLDGNVENWNVGAQRAKGYVAEEIVGQHFSRFYSAQDRLNHIPEKNLTTAFKTGRFEDEGYRYRKDGSAFWAHVIIDAIRDDAGKLIGYAKITRDCTEQQALLRKQHEQEKNFRLLVEGVRDYAIYMLDVQGRVVNWNNGAQRAKGYLADEIVGQHFSVFYSSAERNANTPEANLGIALKTGRYEDEGWRYRKDGSAFWAHVVIEAIRDETGKLIGFAKITRDITERRENEQQLLRARDLAQSQSAKMSELSGFLDTIISNIPSCVIVEDAISREILMVNDKAEQLFGVNKALIMHKRPHECMSAELGDYFNSLADVALRSEGIHSREQLLLTAGGERILHTRATTISGKDMRQNYVMLIVEDVTDQREADARIRHMAHHDNLTSLPNRVLFRQKLSEALRVDNQNNQVSATLCLDLDNFKNVNDALGHQIGDDLLRVVAKRLRSALRDHDTLARIGGDEFAIVLPNVRSADEAAVVAQRLIEGIRPPINVEGHNLSVGLSVGIALTSQATNTPEHMLRCADMALYEAKRNGRNRFEHFTIEMDDQARSRRVIENDLREAISGRQLKLYYQPITDEKGIIGYEALMRWHHPIKGLIMPNDFIPIAEETGLIHMLGAYALYEACREAQSWNTEQSVSVNLSPLQFKNSSLVSVVEGALRESGLAPHRLEVEITESVLLDDTLGNIRTLQSLKTLGVQIALDDFGTGYSSLSYLRSFPFDKIKIDKSFINDMGDSREALAIIRAITGMSRSLDIQITAEGVESGEQYAKLREEGCTLFQGYFFGRPQPSELRLKELE; this is encoded by the coding sequence ATGAATAATAACTCTGACGTCATGTACCGACTTTTGGTACAGAGCGTGGTGGATTACGCCATTTACATGCTCAAACCCGATGGCACCGTGGCGAACTGGAACGCCGGCGCGCAGCGTGCCAAAGGCTATACCCCCGATGAAATCGTGGGGAAGAATTTTGCGCTATTTTACAGCGAAGAGGATCGTAAAAACGGCGCGCCGCAGCGTGGGCTGGCGACAGCGACGGCCACCGGACGCTTCGAAACCGAAGGTTGGCGCTATCGTAAAGATGGCAGCGCGTTTTGGGCGCATGTGGTGATCGACGCTATCCGCGATGAGTTTGGTGAGCTGCTGGGTTTTGCGAAAATCACCCGCGACTGCACCGAGCAGCAGGAGCAGCAGCGTAAACAGCGTGAGCAGGAACAGCGTTTCCGCATGCTGGTGGAAGGCGTCAGCGATTACGCTATCTACATGCTCGATCTGGACGGCAACGTTGAAAATTGGAATGTGGGCGCACAGCGCGCGAAGGGCTACGTGGCCGAAGAGATCGTTGGACAGCACTTTTCACGCTTCTACAGCGCGCAGGATCGACTCAACCATATCCCGGAAAAAAACCTCACCACCGCCTTTAAAACCGGTCGTTTCGAAGACGAAGGCTACCGTTACCGCAAGGATGGCAGCGCGTTTTGGGCGCATGTCATCATTGACGCGATCCGCGATGATGCGGGCAAACTGATCGGTTACGCCAAAATTACCCGTGACTGCACCGAACAGCAGGCGCTGCTGCGTAAACAGCACGAGCAGGAGAAGAATTTCCGCCTGCTGGTGGAAGGCGTGCGCGATTACGCCATCTATATGCTGGATGTGCAGGGCCGCGTAGTGAACTGGAACAATGGGGCGCAGCGCGCCAAAGGTTATCTGGCTGACGAAATTGTCGGTCAGCACTTTTCAGTGTTTTACAGTTCAGCGGAACGTAATGCCAACACGCCGGAAGCCAACCTTGGCATCGCCTTGAAAACCGGCCGTTACGAAGATGAAGGCTGGCGCTACCGTAAAGATGGATCGGCGTTTTGGGCGCACGTTGTCATTGAGGCAATCCGGGATGAGACCGGCAAACTGATCGGTTTCGCCAAAATTACCCGCGATATCACCGAACGCCGTGAAAACGAGCAGCAGCTGCTGCGCGCGCGGGATCTGGCGCAGTCGCAGAGTGCCAAAATGTCGGAGCTGTCGGGCTTCCTCGACACCATCATCAGCAATATCCCTTCGTGCGTGATTGTGGAAGATGCCATCAGCCGTGAAATCCTGATGGTGAACGACAAAGCCGAGCAGCTGTTTGGCGTCAACAAAGCGCTGATCATGCATAAACGCCCGCACGAATGTATGTCGGCGGAGCTGGGCGATTACTTTAATAGCCTGGCGGATGTGGCGCTGCGCAGCGAGGGCATTCACTCGCGCGAACAGCTGCTGCTGACGGCGGGCGGCGAGCGTATTCTGCATACGCGTGCCACCACCATCAGCGGCAAAGATATGCGTCAGAACTACGTGATGCTGATTGTCGAAGACGTGACCGACCAGCGCGAAGCCGATGCGCGCATCCGTCATATGGCGCATCACGATAATCTCACTAGCCTGCCGAACCGCGTGCTGTTCCGCCAGAAACTGAGTGAAGCGCTGCGCGTGGATAATCAAAATAATCAGGTTAGTGCCACGCTGTGTCTCGATCTCGATAACTTCAAAAACGTTAACGATGCGCTCGGCCACCAGATTGGTGATGACCTGTTGCGCGTGGTGGCGAAACGCCTGCGCAGCGCGCTGCGCGATCACGATACGCTGGCGCGTATTGGCGGCGACGAGTTTGCCATCGTGCTGCCCAATGTCCGTTCTGCTGATGAAGCGGCGGTGGTGGCGCAGCGGCTGATCGAGGGAATCCGTCCGCCCATTAACGTTGAAGGACATAACCTGTCGGTGGGTTTGAGCGTCGGCATCGCGCTCACCTCGCAAGCCACCAACACGCCGGAACATATGTTGCGCTGCGCCGATATGGCGCTGTACGAAGCAAAACGTAATGGCCGCAATCGCTTCGAACACTTCACCATAGAAATGGACGATCAGGCGCGTAGTCGTCGCGTGATTGAGAACGATCTGCGCGAGGCGATCTCCGGCCGTCAGCTCAAACTCTATTATCAACCGATCACCGACGAGAAGGGCATCATCGGCTATGAAGCGCTGATGCGCTGGCATCACCCGATTAAAGGGCTGATTATGCCGAACGATTTCATCCCGATTGCCGAAGAGACCGGCTTGATTCATATGCTGGGTGCTTATGCGTTGTATGAAGCCTGCCGCGAAGCGCAAAGCTGGAACACCGAACAATCGGTGTCGGTAAACCTGTCGCCACTGCAATTTAAGAACAGCTCGCTGGTGTCCGTGGTGGAGGGCGCGCTGCGTGAATCAGGACTGGCACCGCATCGGCTGGAAGTGGAGATCACCGAATCGGTGCTGCTGGACGATACGCTCGGTAATATCCGTACGCTGCAGAGTTTGAAAACGCTTGGCGTGCAGATTGCGCTGGATGATTTCGGCACTGGCTACTCATCGCTGAGCTATCTGCGATCGTTCCCGTTCGACAAGATCAAAATCGACAAGTCGTTTATCAACGATATGGGCGACAGCCGCGAGGCGCTGGCGATCATCCGCGCCATTACTGGCATGAGCCGCAGCCTCGATATTCAGATCACCGCCGAAGGCGTGGAGAGCGGCGAGCAGTACGCCAAACTGCGTGAAGAGGGTTGTACGCTGTTCCAGGGGTATTTCTTTGGCCGTCCGCAGCCATCTGAATTGCGGTTGAAAGAGTTGGAATAG
- a CDS encoding amidohydrolase produces the protein MSNVLEHYHFLHEIPELGFQEFKTSAYIADQLESAGIKVTRGINNTTGMVAEIDSGVPGPVLALRADMDALGHIIDGVACARHTCGHDGHSSVVLTAAQELLNEGAIKKGRLKLLFQPAEELGAGALAMIEGGALEDVEMILGFHVRPLEECHVGQATPAVIYSACSTLEATIKGAPAHAARPHLGVNALDAAVQAVQAVNAIHLPPGLTWSVKATRFLCDAGVTNSVPDEARVVWDLRSQENAPMEVLKEKVTLAIQHSVAALGAKADVAVLKEMPAAEIHEEATAVIRAAIVDVLGEDGLLDTKTTPGSEDFFYYPVKNPQVKAGFWGLGTNLVPGLHHPEMRFELSSLEIGVKIFKAAVVRVLG, from the coding sequence GTGTCGAACGTCTTAGAGCATTACCATTTTCTGCATGAAATCCCCGAGCTGGGTTTTCAGGAATTCAAAACCTCTGCTTATATTGCCGATCAGCTGGAAAGCGCCGGAATTAAGGTGACGCGCGGCATCAATAATACCACTGGCATGGTGGCGGAAATCGACAGCGGCGTGCCCGGTCCGGTGCTGGCCCTGCGTGCGGATATGGATGCGCTCGGTCATATCATTGACGGCGTGGCGTGTGCGCGTCACACCTGCGGCCACGACGGCCATTCGTCGGTGGTGCTGACGGCGGCGCAAGAGCTGTTGAATGAGGGCGCGATCAAGAAAGGGCGGCTGAAGCTGCTGTTCCAGCCAGCGGAAGAACTCGGTGCCGGTGCGCTGGCGATGATTGAGGGCGGCGCGCTGGAGGATGTGGAGATGATTCTCGGCTTCCATGTGCGTCCGCTGGAAGAGTGCCATGTGGGGCAGGCGACGCCAGCGGTGATTTACTCCGCCTGCAGCACGCTGGAAGCCACCATCAAGGGCGCGCCGGCGCATGCAGCGCGTCCGCATTTGGGCGTTAACGCGCTGGATGCGGCGGTGCAAGCGGTGCAGGCCGTCAACGCCATCCATCTGCCGCCGGGTTTGACCTGGAGCGTGAAAGCCACGCGTTTTCTGTGCGATGCGGGCGTGACCAACTCGGTGCCGGATGAGGCGCGCGTGGTGTGGGATTTGCGTTCGCAGGAAAACGCGCCAATGGAGGTGCTGAAAGAGAAAGTCACGCTGGCGATTCAGCATAGCGTGGCGGCGTTGGGTGCCAAGGCGGACGTGGCGGTGCTGAAGGAGATGCCGGCAGCAGAAATTCATGAAGAAGCCACGGCGGTGATTCGTGCGGCGATTGTCGATGTGCTGGGTGAAGACGGTTTGCTGGATACCAAAACCACGCCGGGCAGCGAGGACTTCTTCTATTACCCGGTGAAAAATCCGCAGGTGAAAGCCGGTTTCTGGGGACTGGGAACCAATCTGGTGCCGGGCCTGCATCATCCCGAGATGCGCTTTGAGCTCAGCTCGCTGGAGATTGGCGTGAAGATCTTTAAGGCGGCGGTGGTGCGGGTGTTGGGGTGA
- the ftnA gene encoding non-heme ferritin: MLTAEMTSRLNDQLNLEFFSANLYLQMSAWCSDKGYEGASSFLKMHSREEMQHMQKLFDYVSDAGALPVLGSIAAPAISWTSLNDVLEEALKHEQLITKKINELVHTALTTQDYSTFNFLQWYVAEQHEEEKLFKTVLDKLAMVGNKGEGLFLVDKDLGHMSVDGHSA; this comes from the coding sequence ATGTTAACTGCTGAAATGACCTCGCGTTTGAACGACCAACTGAATCTCGAATTCTTCTCTGCCAACCTCTATCTGCAGATGAGCGCCTGGTGCAGCGATAAAGGCTATGAAGGCGCCTCTTCATTCCTTAAAATGCACTCTCGCGAAGAGATGCAGCACATGCAGAAGCTGTTTGATTATGTCAGCGATGCCGGTGCACTGCCGGTGCTGGGCAGCATTGCGGCTCCGGCCATTAGCTGGACGTCACTGAACGACGTGCTGGAAGAAGCGTTGAAGCATGAGCAGTTGATCACCAAAAAAATCAACGAGCTGGTGCACACCGCATTAACCACGCAGGACTACTCGACCTTCAACTTCCTGCAGTGGTACGTTGCCGAGCAGCATGAAGAAGAGAAGCTGTTTAAAACCGTGCTGGATAAACTGGCGATGGTGGGTAATAAAGGCGAAGGCCTGTTCCTGGTGGACAAAGATCTCGGCCACATGTCTGTCGACGGCCACAGCGCATAA
- the deoC gene encoding deoxyribose-phosphate aldolase, with the protein MTDLKAAAQRALQLMDLTTLNEDDTDEKVIALCRQAKSPAGNTAAICIYPRFIPAARKALREQGTPEIRIATVTNFPHGNDDVEIALAETRAAIAYGADEVDVVFPYRALIAGNRDIGFELVKACKEACAEANVLLKVIIESGELKDEALIRAASEIAIDAGADFIKTSTGKVPVNATPEVAAIMMQVIRDKGVKQQVGFKPAGGVRTAEDAALYLKLADDLLGEGWADARHFRFGASSLLASLLNTLGHETATSKAGY; encoded by the coding sequence ATGACCGACCTGAAAGCAGCAGCACAGCGCGCATTGCAACTGATGGATTTAACCACCCTGAACGAAGACGACACTGACGAGAAAGTGATCGCGCTGTGCCGTCAGGCGAAATCGCCAGCCGGTAACACCGCTGCCATCTGCATCTATCCGCGTTTCATCCCAGCGGCACGTAAAGCGCTGCGCGAGCAGGGTACGCCGGAAATCCGCATCGCCACCGTCACCAACTTCCCGCACGGCAACGATGATGTTGAGATCGCGCTGGCTGAAACCCGCGCGGCCATCGCCTACGGCGCTGACGAAGTGGATGTGGTGTTCCCGTATCGTGCGCTGATTGCCGGCAACCGCGATATCGGTTTCGAGCTGGTGAAAGCCTGTAAAGAAGCCTGCGCAGAGGCAAATGTGCTGCTGAAAGTGATCATCGAAAGCGGCGAGCTGAAAGACGAAGCGCTGATTCGTGCAGCTTCGGAAATCGCTATCGATGCGGGCGCGGACTTCATTAAAACCTCAACCGGTAAAGTGCCGGTCAACGCGACGCCAGAAGTGGCGGCGATCATGATGCAAGTGATCCGCGATAAAGGCGTGAAGCAGCAGGTGGGTTTCAAACCGGCCGGCGGCGTGCGCACTGCGGAAGACGCGGCGCTGTATCTGAAGCTGGCGGACGACCTGCTGGGTGAAGGCTGGGCGGATGCGCGTCATTTCCGCTTTGGCGCTTCCAGCCTGCTGGCAAGCCTGCTGAATACGCTTGGCCACGAAACCGCGACCAGCAAAGCCGGTTATTAA
- a CDS encoding patatin-like phospholipase family protein, which produces MGTRIPLTLGSLEPLALTPFKSSKIALVCEGGGQRGIFTAGVLDEFQRAGFNPFQLLLGTSAGAQNLSAFVCGQPGYARRVISRYTTSKLFFDPLRFVRGGHLIDLDWLIDITKQEFPLALNTAEGLFAKGSEFYMCACRSDDYRAEYFNPISTNWHDILKASSAIPGFYRSGVQMDGVSYLDGGISDAIPVREAARRGADTIVVIRTVPSQVSYTPKWFKRMERFLSDSALQPMINILHQHEESYREIQQFIEQPPDNLRIIEICPPKPLASMALGSRLSSLNQDYHLGRRSGRYFLATLGQWLSDAEPLVRSTTVTPPAAVANAPDNRPLITPALAENDADFDKGSLA; this is translated from the coding sequence TTGGGAACACGTATTCCGTTGACGTTAGGTTCACTTGAACCGCTGGCTTTAACCCCTTTCAAATCCAGTAAAATCGCCCTGGTGTGCGAAGGCGGCGGCCAGCGCGGCATCTTTACCGCAGGCGTACTGGATGAGTTTCAACGCGCAGGCTTCAACCCCTTTCAACTGTTACTCGGCACCTCGGCCGGGGCACAAAATCTGTCGGCGTTTGTCTGTGGCCAGCCTGGCTACGCGCGACGCGTGATCTCCCGTTACACCACCAGCAAACTGTTCTTTGATCCGCTACGATTCGTGCGCGGCGGGCATCTTATCGATCTCGACTGGCTGATCGATATCACCAAACAGGAATTCCCGCTGGCGCTCAACACCGCCGAAGGGCTGTTTGCCAAAGGCAGCGAATTCTATATGTGTGCCTGCCGCAGCGACGATTACCGCGCCGAGTACTTCAACCCGATCAGCACCAACTGGCACGACATCCTAAAAGCGTCCAGCGCGATCCCCGGTTTTTACCGCAGCGGCGTGCAGATGGATGGCGTGAGCTATCTTGACGGCGGCATCAGCGATGCCATTCCGGTACGCGAAGCTGCGCGCCGTGGCGCGGACACCATTGTGGTGATCCGCACCGTGCCGTCGCAGGTGTCCTACACGCCGAAGTGGTTTAAACGCATGGAACGCTTTTTGTCCGACAGCGCATTGCAGCCGATGATCAACATCCTGCATCAGCATGAAGAGAGCTATCGCGAGATTCAGCAGTTCATCGAGCAGCCGCCGGATAATCTGCGCATCATCGAAATCTGTCCGCCAAAACCGCTGGCGAGCATGGCGCTTGGCAGCCGCTTGTCATCGCTGAATCAGGATTACCATTTAGGCCGACGCAGCGGGCGCTATTTCCTCGCCACGCTTGGTCAATGGTTGAGTGATGCTGAGCCGCTGGTGCGTTCAACCACGGTTACGCCGCCGGCAGCGGTGGCGAATGCGCCCGACAATCGCCCACTGATTACGCCCGCGCTGGCGGAAAACGATGCCGATTTTGATAAAGGTTCGCTGGCATGA
- a CDS encoding DUF1328 domain-containing protein — MFRWGIIFLVIALIAAALGFGGLAGTAAWAAKIVFIVGIILFLVSLFTGRKRP; from the coding sequence ATGTTTCGTTGGGGTATTATCTTTCTGGTCATCGCTCTGATCGCTGCAGCATTAGGTTTCGGCGGTCTGGCGGGTACGGCAGCATGGGCAGCTAAAATTGTCTTCATTGTCGGTATTATTCTGTTCCTCGTGAGCCTGTTTACCGGGCGCAAACGACCCTGA